A genomic stretch from Anticarsia gemmatalis isolate Benzon Research Colony breed Stoneville strain chromosome 26, ilAntGemm2 primary, whole genome shotgun sequence includes:
- the hppy gene encoding MAP4K3-like protein hppy isoform X2 has product MAHSGGVLSSDISRRNPQDEYELIQRIGSGTYGDVYKAKRLNGNGELAAIKVIKLEPGDDFAIIQQEILMMKDCRHPNIVAYYGSYLRRDKLWISMEYCGGGSLQDIYHVTGPLTELQIAYMCRETLTGLSYLHSMGKMHRDIKGANILLTECGDVKLADFGVSAQITATINKRKSFIGTPYWMAPEVAAVERKGGYNQLCDIWACGITAIELAELQPPMFELHPMRVLFLMSKSGFKPPQLKERERWSAVFHAFLKLALTKNPKKRPTADKLLQHAFFQQDMSKRLAIELLHKYSNPPTHCNNQEDDDGVSALSSVPQRIESRHTGRGRRPACGAALATSRSTQHVRRALHADHAPRPHSLLHDDAHRHMAEHNRRSGVYDDSPIVDLDADDDLSVHSMPKVINFSAEVNRSCDGDTVKRNVYHRQSSEDWSVASLMSCPKHNPLTQDLSTDTMPSSENKWCRVITGDDILKMSLRATLPLTADTASMAQASNSALSIHDQHLSQCIQLKQNFLNNSTTNIYQNLASSFQSPIGASRVSIDDPLCRKIGEDILYVDQQESEHLDTPQRNANCECGLCPKPEPRDNNTLSDLQRSVAKCSCDVCNSNGDILSYYRNCSNQNTDSGIVYCENCKKQKISVSNFRALQIANNLRISDDDKLQNGGTSDDDLCRKIDISLNMDEKFEHRKKHNRHNSDSVTAGIDLNQFCQCELEVKRKTSSVDEIFKMVDENGRDVKTEAIDEESKTSQRQRSLSDSQRDKAKVDNKVSVVSEAGTPPVPPRRSRSRRAHSPARAAPNGLPPTPKVHMGACFSKVFNGCPLRINCTASWIHPDTRDQHILIGAEEGIYTLNLNELHETAMDQLCPRRTIWLHVIKDVLMSLSGKTPSLYRHELLALIGSARGGRSLRVLPPRLLPRRFALTTRVPDTRGCVRCAVARNPYNGYKYLCGATPAGLFLMQWYDPLRKFMLLKNIECVLPSPLLVFELIITPELEYPLLCVGATRKPMRLNLLNINSGASWLHSEELEACVGGSNTVLPRPERLHTLRAVHQLNKDSVLVCHENVVDIIPVLAGGRDGDVRWRDNDKRRGKLLNRIQFDFNIDSILCLADSVLAFHRHGVQGRSLRNAEITQEITDHSRSYRLLPHDKMVVLESHTLQNNTLTGEDGNDLYILAGHEASY; this is encoded by the exons GCGAAAAGGCTCAACGGCAATGGCGAGCTGGCCGCCATCAAGGTGATAAAGCTGGAGCCGGGTGATGACTTCGCCATCATCCAGCAGGAGATCCTCATGATGAAGGACTGCCGGCACCCCAACATCGTCGCCTACTACGGCTCATACCTCAGGAGAGATAAGCTGTGGATATCTATGGAGTATTGTGGGGGTGGCAGCTTGCAG GACATCTACCACGTGACGGGGCCGCTGACGGAATTGCAGATAGCGTACATGTGCCGCGAGACGCTCACCGGCTTGTCGTACTTACACAGCATGGGCAAGATGCATCG CGACATTAAAGGCGCCAATATCTTGCTGACGGAGTGCGGCGACGTGAAGCTGGCTGACTTCGGCGTGTCAGCTCAGATCACAGCCACCATCAATAAGCGCAAGTCTTTCATCGGCACGCCTTACTGGATGGCGCCTGAG GTGGCGGCAGTAGAACGAAAAGGTGGTTACAATCAGCTGTGTGATATCTGGGCGTGTGGTATTACCGCGATAG AGCTGGCGGAGCTGCAGCCGCCGATGTTCGAGCTGCACCCGATGCGCGTGCTGTTCCTCATGTCCAAGTCGGGCTTCAAGCCGCCGCAGCTCAAGGAGCGCGAGCGCTGGTCCGCCGTGTTCCACGCCTTCCTCAAGCTGGCGCTCACTAAGAACCCTAAGAAACGACCCACCGCCGATAAACTATTACAG CACGCGTTCTTTCAACAAGACATGAGTAAACGATTGGCGATAGAATTACTGCACAAGTACTCGAACCCGCCCACGCATTGTAACAACCAGGAGGACGACGACGGAGTCAGc GCGCTGTCGTCCGTGCCGCAGCGCATCGAGTCCCGGCACACGGGGCGCGGCCGGCGCCCGGCGTGCGGCGCCGCGCTGGCCACGTCGCGCTCCACGCAGCACGTGCGGCGCGCGCTGCACGCCGACCACGCGCCCAGACCGCACTCGCTGCTGCATGACGACGCGCACCGACACATGGCCGAGCACAACAGGAG GTCTGGTGTATACGACGACTCGCCGATCGTGGACCTGGACGCGGACGACGACCTGAGCGTGCACTCCATGCCCAAGGTCATCAACTTCAGCGCAGAGGTCAACCGGAGCTGCGACGGAGACACTGTCAAGAGGAACG TTTACCACAGACAATCTAGTGAAGATTGGAGTGTAGCTTCACTAATGAGTTGTCCGAAACACAATCCATTGACACAAGACCTCTCTACCGACACTATGCCCTCCAGCGAAAA cAAGTGGTGTCGGGTGATCACGGgtgatgatattttgaaaatgagtCTGAG ggCAACACTACCGCTAACAGCGGACACAGCATCAATGGCGCAAGCTAGCAACTCTGCACTGTCGATCCACGACCAACATCTATCACAATGCATACAATTAAAACAGAACTTCTTAAACAATTCTACTACGAATATTTATCAGAACCTCGCCTCGAGCTTCCAAAGTCCCATCGGTGCTTCTCGCGTGTCTATCGACGACCCGCTGTGTCGGAAGATAGGCGAAGATATATTATACGTGGACCAGCAAGAGAGCGAGCACTTAGACACGCCGCAGAGAAACGCCAACTGCGAGTGTGGGCTGTGTCCCAAGCCGGAGCCGAGGGACAACAACACACTCAGCGACCTACAGAGATCCGTAGCGAAGTGTTCCTGCGACGTGTGCAACTCTAACGGCGACATACTTAGCTATTACAGAAATTGTTCCAATCAGAACACGGATTCGGGTATAGTTTATTGTGAAAATTGTAAAAAGCAAAAGATATCTGTGTCGAATTTTAGAGCGTTACAAATTGCTAATAATTTACGGATATCTGACGATGACAAGTTGCAGAACGGGGGGACGTCTGATGATGATCTTTGTAGGAAAATCGACATAAGTCTGAACATGGATGAGAAGTTTGAACATAGGAAGAAACACAATAGACATAACTCTGATTCAGTGACGGCCGGTATCGACTTGAATCAGTTCTGTCAGTGTGAGTTAGAGGTTAAAAGGAAAACGTCGTCTGTCGATGAGATATTCAAGATGGTGGACGAGAACGGGCGGGACGTGAAGACGGAGGCCATTGATGAGGAGAGCAAGACTAGCCAGAGACAACGGAGTTTGTCCGACAGTCAGAGGGATAAAGCCAAAGTTGATAATAAAG TGTCGGTGGTATCGGAGGCGGGCACGCCGCCGGTCCCCCCGCGCCGCTCCCGCTCGCGGCGCGCGCACAGCCCCGCGCGGGCGGCGCCCAACGGTCTGCCGCCCACGCCCAAGGTGCATATGGGAGCTTGCTTTTCTAAG GTATTCAATGGATGTCCACTGAGGATCAACTGCACAGCTTCATGGATACACCCGGACACGAGGGACCAACACATACTTATTG GCGCGGAGGAAGGCATCTACACATTGAACCTGAACGAGCTGCACGAGACGGCCATGGACCAGCTGTGTCCGCGGCGGACTATCTGGTTGCATGTCATCAAAGATGTGCTCATGTCACTCTCCG GCAAGACCCCGTCCCTGTACCGGCACGAGCTGCTGGCGCTCATCGGCAGTGCGCGCGGCGGTCGCTCGCTGCGCGTGCTGCCGCCGCGCCTGCTGCCGCGACGGTTCGCGCTCACCACGCGCGTGCCCGACACTAGAG GTTGCGTGCGGTGCGCGGTTGCCCGCAACCCGTACAACGGTTACAAGTACCTGTGCGGCGCGACGCCCGCCGGACTGTTCCTCATGCAGTGGTACGACCCGCTCAGAAAGTTCATGTTGCTCAAG AACATAGAGTGCGTGCTGCCGTCTCCGCTGCTGGTGTTCGAGCTGATCATCACTCCCGAGCTGGAGTACCCGCTGCTGTGTGTGGGCGCCACCAGGAAACCCATGAGACTCAACCTGCTCAATATTAACTCAG GCGCGTCGTGGCTGCACTCGGAGGAGCTGGAGGCGTGCGTGGGCGGCTCCAACACCGTGCTGCCGCGCCCCGAACGCCTGCACACGCTGCGCGCCGTGCACCAGCTCAACAAGGACTCG GTGTTGGTATGTCACGAGAACGTGGTGGACATAATCCCGGTGCTGGCGGGCGGGCGGGACGGCGACGTGCGCTGGCGGGACAACGACAAGCGCCGCGGCAAGCTGCTCAACAGGATACAGTTCGACTTCAACATCGACagcatat TATGTCTGGCGGACTCTGTGCTGGCGTTCCACCGGCACGGCGTGCAGGGCCGCTCGCTGCGCAACGCCGAGATCACGCAGGAGATCACCGACCACTCGCGCTCTTACAGGCTCCTGCCGCATGACAA GATGGTAGTGTTAGAATCGCACACGTTACAAAACAACACGCTAACAGGCGAAGACGGGAACGATCTCTACATACTAGCCGGCCACGAGGCCTCCTACTGA
- the hppy gene encoding MAP4K3-like protein hppy isoform X1, whose translation MAHSGGVLSSDISRRNPQDEYELIQRIGSGTYGDVYKAKRLNGNGELAAIKVIKLEPGDDFAIIQQEILMMKDCRHPNIVAYYGSYLRRDKLWISMEYCGGGSLQDIYHVTGPLTELQIAYMCRETLTGLSYLHSMGKMHRDIKGANILLTECGDVKLADFGVSAQITATINKRKSFIGTPYWMAPEVAAVERKGGYNQLCDIWACGITAIELAELQPPMFELHPMRVLFLMSKSGFKPPQLKERERWSAVFHAFLKLALTKNPKKRPTADKLLQHAFFQQDMSKRLAIELLHKYSNPPTHCNNQEDDDGVSALSSVPQRIESRHTGRGRRPACGAALATSRSTQHVRRALHADHAPRPHSLLHDDAHRHMAEHNRRSGVYDDSPIVDLDADDDLSVHSMPKVINFSAEVNRSCDGDTVKRNVYHRQSSEDWSVASLMSCPKHNPLTQDLSTDTMPSSENKWCRVITGDDILKMSLRSLLQYIDEELMLRATLPLTADTASMAQASNSALSIHDQHLSQCIQLKQNFLNNSTTNIYQNLASSFQSPIGASRVSIDDPLCRKIGEDILYVDQQESEHLDTPQRNANCECGLCPKPEPRDNNTLSDLQRSVAKCSCDVCNSNGDILSYYRNCSNQNTDSGIVYCENCKKQKISVSNFRALQIANNLRISDDDKLQNGGTSDDDLCRKIDISLNMDEKFEHRKKHNRHNSDSVTAGIDLNQFCQCELEVKRKTSSVDEIFKMVDENGRDVKTEAIDEESKTSQRQRSLSDSQRDKAKVDNKVSVVSEAGTPPVPPRRSRSRRAHSPARAAPNGLPPTPKVHMGACFSKVFNGCPLRINCTASWIHPDTRDQHILIGAEEGIYTLNLNELHETAMDQLCPRRTIWLHVIKDVLMSLSGKTPSLYRHELLALIGSARGGRSLRVLPPRLLPRRFALTTRVPDTRGCVRCAVARNPYNGYKYLCGATPAGLFLMQWYDPLRKFMLLKNIECVLPSPLLVFELIITPELEYPLLCVGATRKPMRLNLLNINSGASWLHSEELEACVGGSNTVLPRPERLHTLRAVHQLNKDSVLVCHENVVDIIPVLAGGRDGDVRWRDNDKRRGKLLNRIQFDFNIDSILCLADSVLAFHRHGVQGRSLRNAEITQEITDHSRSYRLLPHDKMVVLESHTLQNNTLTGEDGNDLYILAGHEASY comes from the exons GCGAAAAGGCTCAACGGCAATGGCGAGCTGGCCGCCATCAAGGTGATAAAGCTGGAGCCGGGTGATGACTTCGCCATCATCCAGCAGGAGATCCTCATGATGAAGGACTGCCGGCACCCCAACATCGTCGCCTACTACGGCTCATACCTCAGGAGAGATAAGCTGTGGATATCTATGGAGTATTGTGGGGGTGGCAGCTTGCAG GACATCTACCACGTGACGGGGCCGCTGACGGAATTGCAGATAGCGTACATGTGCCGCGAGACGCTCACCGGCTTGTCGTACTTACACAGCATGGGCAAGATGCATCG CGACATTAAAGGCGCCAATATCTTGCTGACGGAGTGCGGCGACGTGAAGCTGGCTGACTTCGGCGTGTCAGCTCAGATCACAGCCACCATCAATAAGCGCAAGTCTTTCATCGGCACGCCTTACTGGATGGCGCCTGAG GTGGCGGCAGTAGAACGAAAAGGTGGTTACAATCAGCTGTGTGATATCTGGGCGTGTGGTATTACCGCGATAG AGCTGGCGGAGCTGCAGCCGCCGATGTTCGAGCTGCACCCGATGCGCGTGCTGTTCCTCATGTCCAAGTCGGGCTTCAAGCCGCCGCAGCTCAAGGAGCGCGAGCGCTGGTCCGCCGTGTTCCACGCCTTCCTCAAGCTGGCGCTCACTAAGAACCCTAAGAAACGACCCACCGCCGATAAACTATTACAG CACGCGTTCTTTCAACAAGACATGAGTAAACGATTGGCGATAGAATTACTGCACAAGTACTCGAACCCGCCCACGCATTGTAACAACCAGGAGGACGACGACGGAGTCAGc GCGCTGTCGTCCGTGCCGCAGCGCATCGAGTCCCGGCACACGGGGCGCGGCCGGCGCCCGGCGTGCGGCGCCGCGCTGGCCACGTCGCGCTCCACGCAGCACGTGCGGCGCGCGCTGCACGCCGACCACGCGCCCAGACCGCACTCGCTGCTGCATGACGACGCGCACCGACACATGGCCGAGCACAACAGGAG GTCTGGTGTATACGACGACTCGCCGATCGTGGACCTGGACGCGGACGACGACCTGAGCGTGCACTCCATGCCCAAGGTCATCAACTTCAGCGCAGAGGTCAACCGGAGCTGCGACGGAGACACTGTCAAGAGGAACG TTTACCACAGACAATCTAGTGAAGATTGGAGTGTAGCTTCACTAATGAGTTGTCCGAAACACAATCCATTGACACAAGACCTCTCTACCGACACTATGCCCTCCAGCGAAAA cAAGTGGTGTCGGGTGATCACGGgtgatgatattttgaaaatgagtCTGAG GAGCCTCTTACAATATATTGACGAAGAATTAATGCTCAG ggCAACACTACCGCTAACAGCGGACACAGCATCAATGGCGCAAGCTAGCAACTCTGCACTGTCGATCCACGACCAACATCTATCACAATGCATACAATTAAAACAGAACTTCTTAAACAATTCTACTACGAATATTTATCAGAACCTCGCCTCGAGCTTCCAAAGTCCCATCGGTGCTTCTCGCGTGTCTATCGACGACCCGCTGTGTCGGAAGATAGGCGAAGATATATTATACGTGGACCAGCAAGAGAGCGAGCACTTAGACACGCCGCAGAGAAACGCCAACTGCGAGTGTGGGCTGTGTCCCAAGCCGGAGCCGAGGGACAACAACACACTCAGCGACCTACAGAGATCCGTAGCGAAGTGTTCCTGCGACGTGTGCAACTCTAACGGCGACATACTTAGCTATTACAGAAATTGTTCCAATCAGAACACGGATTCGGGTATAGTTTATTGTGAAAATTGTAAAAAGCAAAAGATATCTGTGTCGAATTTTAGAGCGTTACAAATTGCTAATAATTTACGGATATCTGACGATGACAAGTTGCAGAACGGGGGGACGTCTGATGATGATCTTTGTAGGAAAATCGACATAAGTCTGAACATGGATGAGAAGTTTGAACATAGGAAGAAACACAATAGACATAACTCTGATTCAGTGACGGCCGGTATCGACTTGAATCAGTTCTGTCAGTGTGAGTTAGAGGTTAAAAGGAAAACGTCGTCTGTCGATGAGATATTCAAGATGGTGGACGAGAACGGGCGGGACGTGAAGACGGAGGCCATTGATGAGGAGAGCAAGACTAGCCAGAGACAACGGAGTTTGTCCGACAGTCAGAGGGATAAAGCCAAAGTTGATAATAAAG TGTCGGTGGTATCGGAGGCGGGCACGCCGCCGGTCCCCCCGCGCCGCTCCCGCTCGCGGCGCGCGCACAGCCCCGCGCGGGCGGCGCCCAACGGTCTGCCGCCCACGCCCAAGGTGCATATGGGAGCTTGCTTTTCTAAG GTATTCAATGGATGTCCACTGAGGATCAACTGCACAGCTTCATGGATACACCCGGACACGAGGGACCAACACATACTTATTG GCGCGGAGGAAGGCATCTACACATTGAACCTGAACGAGCTGCACGAGACGGCCATGGACCAGCTGTGTCCGCGGCGGACTATCTGGTTGCATGTCATCAAAGATGTGCTCATGTCACTCTCCG GCAAGACCCCGTCCCTGTACCGGCACGAGCTGCTGGCGCTCATCGGCAGTGCGCGCGGCGGTCGCTCGCTGCGCGTGCTGCCGCCGCGCCTGCTGCCGCGACGGTTCGCGCTCACCACGCGCGTGCCCGACACTAGAG GTTGCGTGCGGTGCGCGGTTGCCCGCAACCCGTACAACGGTTACAAGTACCTGTGCGGCGCGACGCCCGCCGGACTGTTCCTCATGCAGTGGTACGACCCGCTCAGAAAGTTCATGTTGCTCAAG AACATAGAGTGCGTGCTGCCGTCTCCGCTGCTGGTGTTCGAGCTGATCATCACTCCCGAGCTGGAGTACCCGCTGCTGTGTGTGGGCGCCACCAGGAAACCCATGAGACTCAACCTGCTCAATATTAACTCAG GCGCGTCGTGGCTGCACTCGGAGGAGCTGGAGGCGTGCGTGGGCGGCTCCAACACCGTGCTGCCGCGCCCCGAACGCCTGCACACGCTGCGCGCCGTGCACCAGCTCAACAAGGACTCG GTGTTGGTATGTCACGAGAACGTGGTGGACATAATCCCGGTGCTGGCGGGCGGGCGGGACGGCGACGTGCGCTGGCGGGACAACGACAAGCGCCGCGGCAAGCTGCTCAACAGGATACAGTTCGACTTCAACATCGACagcatat TATGTCTGGCGGACTCTGTGCTGGCGTTCCACCGGCACGGCGTGCAGGGCCGCTCGCTGCGCAACGCCGAGATCACGCAGGAGATCACCGACCACTCGCGCTCTTACAGGCTCCTGCCGCATGACAA GATGGTAGTGTTAGAATCGCACACGTTACAAAACAACACGCTAACAGGCGAAGACGGGAACGATCTCTACATACTAGCCGGCCACGAGGCCTCCTACTGA
- the hppy gene encoding MAP4K3-like protein hppy isoform X3: MAHSGGVLSSDISRRNPQDEYELIQRIGSGTYGDVYKAKRLNGNGELAAIKVIKLEPGDDFAIIQQEILMMKDCRHPNIVAYYGSYLRRDKLWISMEYCGGGSLQDIYHVTGPLTELQIAYMCRETLTGLSYLHSMGKMHRDIKGANILLTECGDVKLADFGVSAQITATINKRKSFIGTPYWMAPEVAAVERKGGYNQLCDIWACGITAIELAELQPPMFELHPMRVLFLMSKSGFKPPQLKERERWSAVFHAFLKLALTKNPKKRPTADKLLQHAFFQQDMSKRLAIELLHKYSNPPTHCNNQEDDDGVSALSSVPQRIESRHTGRGRRPACGAALATSRSTQHVRRALHADHAPRPHSLLHDDAHRHMAEHNRRSGVYDDSPIVDLDADDDLSVHSMPKVINFSAEVNRSCDGDTVKRNVYHRQSSEDWSVASLMSCPKHNPLTQDLSTDTMPSSEKSLLQYIDEELMLRATLPLTADTASMAQASNSALSIHDQHLSQCIQLKQNFLNNSTTNIYQNLASSFQSPIGASRVSIDDPLCRKIGEDILYVDQQESEHLDTPQRNANCECGLCPKPEPRDNNTLSDLQRSVAKCSCDVCNSNGDILSYYRNCSNQNTDSGIVYCENCKKQKISVSNFRALQIANNLRISDDDKLQNGGTSDDDLCRKIDISLNMDEKFEHRKKHNRHNSDSVTAGIDLNQFCQCELEVKRKTSSVDEIFKMVDENGRDVKTEAIDEESKTSQRQRSLSDSQRDKAKVDNKVSVVSEAGTPPVPPRRSRSRRAHSPARAAPNGLPPTPKVHMGACFSKVFNGCPLRINCTASWIHPDTRDQHILIGAEEGIYTLNLNELHETAMDQLCPRRTIWLHVIKDVLMSLSGKTPSLYRHELLALIGSARGGRSLRVLPPRLLPRRFALTTRVPDTRGCVRCAVARNPYNGYKYLCGATPAGLFLMQWYDPLRKFMLLKNIECVLPSPLLVFELIITPELEYPLLCVGATRKPMRLNLLNINSGASWLHSEELEACVGGSNTVLPRPERLHTLRAVHQLNKDSVLVCHENVVDIIPVLAGGRDGDVRWRDNDKRRGKLLNRIQFDFNIDSILCLADSVLAFHRHGVQGRSLRNAEITQEITDHSRSYRLLPHDKMVVLESHTLQNNTLTGEDGNDLYILAGHEASY; encoded by the exons GCGAAAAGGCTCAACGGCAATGGCGAGCTGGCCGCCATCAAGGTGATAAAGCTGGAGCCGGGTGATGACTTCGCCATCATCCAGCAGGAGATCCTCATGATGAAGGACTGCCGGCACCCCAACATCGTCGCCTACTACGGCTCATACCTCAGGAGAGATAAGCTGTGGATATCTATGGAGTATTGTGGGGGTGGCAGCTTGCAG GACATCTACCACGTGACGGGGCCGCTGACGGAATTGCAGATAGCGTACATGTGCCGCGAGACGCTCACCGGCTTGTCGTACTTACACAGCATGGGCAAGATGCATCG CGACATTAAAGGCGCCAATATCTTGCTGACGGAGTGCGGCGACGTGAAGCTGGCTGACTTCGGCGTGTCAGCTCAGATCACAGCCACCATCAATAAGCGCAAGTCTTTCATCGGCACGCCTTACTGGATGGCGCCTGAG GTGGCGGCAGTAGAACGAAAAGGTGGTTACAATCAGCTGTGTGATATCTGGGCGTGTGGTATTACCGCGATAG AGCTGGCGGAGCTGCAGCCGCCGATGTTCGAGCTGCACCCGATGCGCGTGCTGTTCCTCATGTCCAAGTCGGGCTTCAAGCCGCCGCAGCTCAAGGAGCGCGAGCGCTGGTCCGCCGTGTTCCACGCCTTCCTCAAGCTGGCGCTCACTAAGAACCCTAAGAAACGACCCACCGCCGATAAACTATTACAG CACGCGTTCTTTCAACAAGACATGAGTAAACGATTGGCGATAGAATTACTGCACAAGTACTCGAACCCGCCCACGCATTGTAACAACCAGGAGGACGACGACGGAGTCAGc GCGCTGTCGTCCGTGCCGCAGCGCATCGAGTCCCGGCACACGGGGCGCGGCCGGCGCCCGGCGTGCGGCGCCGCGCTGGCCACGTCGCGCTCCACGCAGCACGTGCGGCGCGCGCTGCACGCCGACCACGCGCCCAGACCGCACTCGCTGCTGCATGACGACGCGCACCGACACATGGCCGAGCACAACAGGAG GTCTGGTGTATACGACGACTCGCCGATCGTGGACCTGGACGCGGACGACGACCTGAGCGTGCACTCCATGCCCAAGGTCATCAACTTCAGCGCAGAGGTCAACCGGAGCTGCGACGGAGACACTGTCAAGAGGAACG TTTACCACAGACAATCTAGTGAAGATTGGAGTGTAGCTTCACTAATGAGTTGTCCGAAACACAATCCATTGACACAAGACCTCTCTACCGACACTATGCCCTCCAGCGAAAA GAGCCTCTTACAATATATTGACGAAGAATTAATGCTCAG ggCAACACTACCGCTAACAGCGGACACAGCATCAATGGCGCAAGCTAGCAACTCTGCACTGTCGATCCACGACCAACATCTATCACAATGCATACAATTAAAACAGAACTTCTTAAACAATTCTACTACGAATATTTATCAGAACCTCGCCTCGAGCTTCCAAAGTCCCATCGGTGCTTCTCGCGTGTCTATCGACGACCCGCTGTGTCGGAAGATAGGCGAAGATATATTATACGTGGACCAGCAAGAGAGCGAGCACTTAGACACGCCGCAGAGAAACGCCAACTGCGAGTGTGGGCTGTGTCCCAAGCCGGAGCCGAGGGACAACAACACACTCAGCGACCTACAGAGATCCGTAGCGAAGTGTTCCTGCGACGTGTGCAACTCTAACGGCGACATACTTAGCTATTACAGAAATTGTTCCAATCAGAACACGGATTCGGGTATAGTTTATTGTGAAAATTGTAAAAAGCAAAAGATATCTGTGTCGAATTTTAGAGCGTTACAAATTGCTAATAATTTACGGATATCTGACGATGACAAGTTGCAGAACGGGGGGACGTCTGATGATGATCTTTGTAGGAAAATCGACATAAGTCTGAACATGGATGAGAAGTTTGAACATAGGAAGAAACACAATAGACATAACTCTGATTCAGTGACGGCCGGTATCGACTTGAATCAGTTCTGTCAGTGTGAGTTAGAGGTTAAAAGGAAAACGTCGTCTGTCGATGAGATATTCAAGATGGTGGACGAGAACGGGCGGGACGTGAAGACGGAGGCCATTGATGAGGAGAGCAAGACTAGCCAGAGACAACGGAGTTTGTCCGACAGTCAGAGGGATAAAGCCAAAGTTGATAATAAAG TGTCGGTGGTATCGGAGGCGGGCACGCCGCCGGTCCCCCCGCGCCGCTCCCGCTCGCGGCGCGCGCACAGCCCCGCGCGGGCGGCGCCCAACGGTCTGCCGCCCACGCCCAAGGTGCATATGGGAGCTTGCTTTTCTAAG GTATTCAATGGATGTCCACTGAGGATCAACTGCACAGCTTCATGGATACACCCGGACACGAGGGACCAACACATACTTATTG GCGCGGAGGAAGGCATCTACACATTGAACCTGAACGAGCTGCACGAGACGGCCATGGACCAGCTGTGTCCGCGGCGGACTATCTGGTTGCATGTCATCAAAGATGTGCTCATGTCACTCTCCG GCAAGACCCCGTCCCTGTACCGGCACGAGCTGCTGGCGCTCATCGGCAGTGCGCGCGGCGGTCGCTCGCTGCGCGTGCTGCCGCCGCGCCTGCTGCCGCGACGGTTCGCGCTCACCACGCGCGTGCCCGACACTAGAG GTTGCGTGCGGTGCGCGGTTGCCCGCAACCCGTACAACGGTTACAAGTACCTGTGCGGCGCGACGCCCGCCGGACTGTTCCTCATGCAGTGGTACGACCCGCTCAGAAAGTTCATGTTGCTCAAG AACATAGAGTGCGTGCTGCCGTCTCCGCTGCTGGTGTTCGAGCTGATCATCACTCCCGAGCTGGAGTACCCGCTGCTGTGTGTGGGCGCCACCAGGAAACCCATGAGACTCAACCTGCTCAATATTAACTCAG GCGCGTCGTGGCTGCACTCGGAGGAGCTGGAGGCGTGCGTGGGCGGCTCCAACACCGTGCTGCCGCGCCCCGAACGCCTGCACACGCTGCGCGCCGTGCACCAGCTCAACAAGGACTCG GTGTTGGTATGTCACGAGAACGTGGTGGACATAATCCCGGTGCTGGCGGGCGGGCGGGACGGCGACGTGCGCTGGCGGGACAACGACAAGCGCCGCGGCAAGCTGCTCAACAGGATACAGTTCGACTTCAACATCGACagcatat TATGTCTGGCGGACTCTGTGCTGGCGTTCCACCGGCACGGCGTGCAGGGCCGCTCGCTGCGCAACGCCGAGATCACGCAGGAGATCACCGACCACTCGCGCTCTTACAGGCTCCTGCCGCATGACAA GATGGTAGTGTTAGAATCGCACACGTTACAAAACAACACGCTAACAGGCGAAGACGGGAACGATCTCTACATACTAGCCGGCCACGAGGCCTCCTACTGA